AAAGGAAGACTTTCTCCAGCAGCAATTGTTTTTTATGCTTTTGGGCATAGGCATAGGCACCCCGCAGGGCAGCTTCTTCAGAACCAAAGCTAATCAGGCGTAATCGGGTATGCTGCAGCTTCCTTTTGGAAAACACTTTCGCCATTTCTACTGCCATCGCCACTCCCGTCAGGTTGTCAGAAGCGCCGTCCACTACTTCTTCAGCATGCATATCATAGAATACGATCAATATGGGTGTGAGAACGACGAAAAGCCACCAGATATAAGTAAACCATGCAGCACTGATAAATAAGGATAGCAACGCGTATATGCCTAAAAGGGTAATCTGAAATCCCGCAATAACGGTTAACGCAGCACCCGTCTGTTTTAATTTGTACCACCATTTGAATTCTTTGACACTGTCCATGTGGCCTGCAATAATGAGGGTTGAAGTGGCAGTTTGCAACGGTTCTATATCCCCAATCACATTCCAGGAAGGTTTTTTGGGAAACAGAAAGTCGAGCCAGTGCCGGTAGGTTACAAAATGTCCTAAAAATAAAATGCTGTTTAAAATGCCTAAGCCTGCCGCAATACGGATATCTGTCTTTAAAAAAATAAGTACGGTGATATAAACGATACAAAAAATCTTGAGCGACTGAAAGTGTGCTTCCAGCGGTGACAGGAATTCTTCCACTTCCACCTTGTCACAATATTGCTTCAACAGGTCAGCGGTATAGTATTGTGCATCCTTTTCCTGTTCACTGCCAAAGTATCTTCCGCCGAAACGGGAGATGATATCTTCAATAAAATTTATCACGTATGAATTTACTAAAGATATGGCACAAATTGTTGTCGGGGATAAAAATCCCGGATGAAATATGTTTTTTACGAAAATATTCGTAATATAGAATAGGTTTTTTGGGGTAAGCGGGTGTGTCTGAGCATCTTAAAGTAAAAAAATGATACGATTTTTTTTTGACAGAATGACGACTAGCTGGAAAGTGTTATGGGACTCTAATCGTTTCAGGGTGCAGTTTTTCATGACGTTCCTGCTCTTCGCACTGGTGATTTATTTTTCTTCCTTATACCTAAGCATATTGGAGATTAGAAGAGGCACCTTGTTGTTGGATCCTTTCCTGAACCGGCTTCCGCCAAAAGAATACTCCCTGCCGATTTTCTGCATAGTACATTCCTCGTTATTGATTTCGTTGATATTAATTCTCCTGCAACCAAAACTATTTCTTAAGGCATTGCAGGCGGTCTCGCTGTTACTG
This genomic interval from Sphingobacteriales bacterium contains the following:
- a CDS encoding M20/M25/M40 family metallo-hydrolase, with the translated sequence MINFIEDIISRFGGRYFGSEQEKDAQYYTADLLKQYCDKVEVEEFLSPLEAHFQSLKIFCIVYITVLIFLKTDIRIAAGLGILNSILFLGHFVTYRHWLDFLFPKKPSWNVIGDIEPLQTATSTLIIAGHMDSVKEFKWWYKLKQTGAALTVIAGFQITLLGIYALLSLFISAAWFTYIWWLFVVLTPILIVFYDMHAEEVVDGASDNLTGVAMAVEMAKVFSKRKLQHTRLRLISFGSEEAALRGAYAYAQKHKKQLLLEKVFLFNIDTIKDLEHLTVASSEVNTLAFYKKEHVQLVEDAFLATNVAYKKLPLGVGASDASAFHMLGLPAVCIIGMDSQSLDPAYHTRLDKVDCIHPEALEAMKKVVIQFIETWDTK